One genomic region from Amia ocellicauda isolate fAmiCal2 chromosome 4, fAmiCal2.hap1, whole genome shotgun sequence encodes:
- the sord gene encoding sorbitol dehydrogenase, which produces MEGNLSVVLHAAGDLRLENRPIPEPGPNDVLLRMHSVGICGSDVHYWQHGRIGDYVLKKPMVLGHEAAGQVVKVGSEVRHLKPGDRVAIEPGVPRDMDEFFKNGRYNLSPTIFFCATPPDDGNLCRFYTHNANFCYKLPDNVTFEEGALIEPLSVGIHACRRAGVTLGSTMFICGAGPIGLVCLLVAKAMGASQVVMSDLSADRLQKAKELGADYAMQVQKESAAVLAQRVKGLLGRQPDITIECTGAESCIQTAIYATRSGGVVVLVGLGKEMVNIPLLDAAVREVDLRGVFRYCNTWPMAISMLASQKVNVKPLVTHRFPLEQALDAFETTRRGLGVKVMVKCDRNDQSP; this is translated from the exons ATGGAAGGTAACCTGTCCGTGGTGCTTCATGCTGCGGGAGACCTTAGACTG GAAAACCGTCCCATCCCTGAGCCCGGCCCCAATG ATGTGTTGCTGCGGATGCACTCGGTGGGGATCTGCGGCTCGGATGTCCACTACTGGCAGCATGGCAGGATTGGTGACTACGTGCTAAAGAAGCCCATGGTTCTGGGACACGAGGCCGCAGGACAGGTCGTCAAagtggggtcagaggtcagacacCTCAAACCAG GGGACAGAGTTGCCATCGAGCCCGGGGTCCCACGGGATATGGATGAGTTTTTCAAAAATGGGCGCTACAACCTCTCGCCCACCATATTCTTCTGTGCCACCCCCCCAGATGATGGCAACCTATGCCGATTCTACACTCACAACGCCAACTTCTGTTACAA GCTGCCCGACAACGTGACCTTTGAGGAGGGGGCTCTGATCGAGCCGCTGTCTGTGGGAATCCATGCCTGTCGCAGGGCTGGGGTTACTCTGGGCAGCACCATGTTCATCTGTGGGGCAG GGCccattggacttgtttgtctacTGGTTGCTAAAGCAATGGGAGCCTCTCAAGTTGTGATGAGTG ACCTGTCAGCGGACCGGCTGCAGAAGGCGAAAGAGCTGGGAGCAGACTACGCCATGCAGGTGCAGAAGGAGAGCGCAGCCGTGCTGGCGCAGAGGGTGAAGGGACTGCTGGGCCGCCAACCTGACATCACCATCGAGTGCACCGGAGCGGAGTCCTGCATCCAGACGGCCATCTAT GCGACCCGGTCTGGTGGAGTGGTGGTTCTGGTCGGGCTCGGCAAAGAGATGGTCAACATTCCCTTGCTGGACGCCGCCGTCCGAGAGGTCGACCTGCGAGGAGTCTTCCGCTACTGCAACAC GTGGCCGATGGCGATCTCCATGCTGGCCTCTCAGAAAGTGAACGTGAAGCCGCTGGTGACTCACCGCTTCCCCCTGGAGCAGGCACTGGATGCATTCGAGACCACGCGGCGTGGTCTGGGTGTCAAGGTCATGGTCAAGTGTGACAGGAATGACCAGAGTCCCTGA